In Parus major isolate Abel chromosome 19, Parus_major1.1, whole genome shotgun sequence, a genomic segment contains:
- the TEKT1 gene encoding tektin-1, with product MARLLQDPSKFHPSEWYIANNMQRASTESQKSRSECMIAESWRLVDEIEKTTQKTQSDVNKKLEQRREEIKFWKQELDNKLEQIVHETEILLTFKNRLERALEGCKEPLVIAQKCLLYRQRRVGIDLVHDEVEQELVKEAEVLQGIIALLGRTLEQTNEQIRQNRSAKYNLEMDLKDKFTALTIDDYCASLTNDTPHIIYAENAMKLEANFVSPEDWVDFSNINVEKADKQRNHSLALKALIDGILSQTANDMRKQCELVNTAFRNRIKEVKDAKHKLETLLAMVMDETASQEKNIAALKKAIADKEGPVKVAQTRLEARNHRPNVELCYDTVHSSLMSEVQEITKNIQRLKDALAQAEIELKGLSRRQLSLEEEIKVKENTLYIDEVLCMQMRESLCINNY from the exons ATGGCCAGACTGTTGCAAGATCCATCTAAATTTCATCCCTCAGAATGGTACATTGCAAACAATATGCAGCGTGCTAGTACAGAGTCCCAGAAATCCAGGTCAGAATGCATGATAGCTGAGAGTTGGAGGCTGGTGGATGAAATAGAAAAGACaactcaaaaaacccaaagtgaCGTCAACAAGAAATTAG AGCAGAGAcgggaagaaataaaattctggaaGCAAGAATTAGATAACAAGCTGGAACAAATTGTTCATGAGACAGAGATACTGTTGACTTTCAAGAACAGGCTGGAGAGAGCTTTGGAGGGCTGCAAAGAGCCACTTGTAATTGCCCAAAAGTGTCTCTTGTACAG GCAGAGGCGAGTTGGGATTGACTTGGTGCATGATGAGGTGGAACAGGAACTGGTGAAGGAAGCTGAAGTCCTTCAGGGAATTATTGCTTTACTTGGACGTACCTTGGAACAAACAAATGAGCAAATCAG aCAAAACCGTTCAGCAAAATACAACCTGGAAATGGATCTGAAGGACAAATTCACAGCTTTGACGATTGATGATTACTGTGCTAGCTTGACAAATGACACTCCTCATATTATATATGCTGAGAATGCAATGAAACTAGAAGCCAA ttttgttaGCCCTGAGGACTGGGTAGATTTCTCAAACATAAACGTTGAAAAGGCTGACAAGCAGCGAAACCATTCTTTGGCACTGAAGGCACTTATTGATGGCATCCTCTCACAGACAGCAAATGACATGCGCAAGCAATGTGAGCTGGTTAATACTGCTTTTAGAAATAGGATAAAGGAAGTCAAGGATGCCAAGCACAAGCTAGAGACACTTCTTGCAATG GTAATGGATGAGACTGCCTCGCAGGAGAAGAACATTGCAGCCTTAAAGAAGGCAATTGCTGATAAGGAAGGACCTGTAAAAGTGGCTCAAACCCGCTTGGAAGCAAGAAACCATCGTCCCAATGTGGAACTATGCTATGACACAGTGCACAGCAGCCTGATGAGTGAAGTTCAAGAGATTaccaaaaatattcaaag ATTAAAGGATGCATTGGCACAGGCTGAGATAGAGCTGAAAGGCCTGAGCCGCCGACAGCTTTCCTTGGAGGAAGAGATCAAGGTCAAGGAGAATACATTGTACATTGATGAAGTGCTGTGCATGCAAATGAGAGAGTCTCTTTGCATAAACAATTACTGA
- the FBXO39 gene encoding F-box only protein 39 isoform X1, whose amino-acid sequence MDDGGPEQRSWAYLPDVCLRHVFHWLDDRDRSRAALVCKKWSCAMHSGSLWRCRTITFYGQPSRARTLEFQSALWYTKKFGKYLKHLEIKLSNPYNTPFIKKFQVIMRGLLSHLGKCNSHLVSLSIKYLELDCLIWKNVVRAQFIKNLAAFLKRMSNQLDYLNLKGARITLEEGCELLNSLSSLTNRSFISEINIEDFFSLHLSVYRSALFHQTMSKFHRLTTLTFNYNCMSDELLDILREHSSHSLCTLNIKCHIHDPHGQVVSGMSWANLAKRAPKLSVNFFFERVMKHDHLARILLVEIPVRSISLRSCYFSDPDWTMRPILTNLLPAYWHGLQKLTLELNNDRELLDNELLHLILSCKRLLFLKVWAFLSVSFMERLLQNRAERKCILTTIKVRIYTAQEDSTEEERLLADIYRKFKYLIDSELNYFVITYPMV is encoded by the exons ATGGATGATGGTGGACCTGAGCAAAGGTCCTGGGCCTATCTACCTGATGTCTGTCTGAGGCATGTCTTCCACTGGTTAGATGACAGAGACAGATCTCGGGCTGCCTTGGTCTGTAAAAAATGGAGTTGTGCCATGCACTCTGGATCTCTCTGGAGATGCAGAACCATCACGTTCTATGGCCAACCATCAAGGGCACGCACACTGGAGTTTCAAAGTGCACTGTGGTATACCAAGAAATTTGGCAAGTATTTGAAGCACCTTGAGATCAAGTTATCAAATCCTTACAATACCCCCTTTATCAAAAAATTTCAAGTGATTATGAGAGGTCTTCTTTCACACCTGGGTAAGTGTAATAGTCACCTAGTATCCCTGAGCATCAAGTACCTAGAGTTAGACTGCTTGATCTGGAAAAATGTAGTTAGGGCTCAGTTTATTAAGAACTTAGCTGCCTTCCTGAAAAGAATGAGCAATCAACTTGATTATCTTAACTTAAAAGGAGCAAGAATAACTTTGGAAGAAGGCTGTGAGCTTCTGAATTCTCTGAGCAGCTTGACTAATAGAAGCTTTATATCTGAAATCAATATTGAGGATTTCTTCAGTCTCCACCTTTCTGTCTACCGCAGTGCTTTGTTCCACCAAACTATGTCTAAGTTCCACAGGCTAACCACCCTGACTTTCAATTATAACTGCATGTCTGATGAACTGCTGGACATCCTGCGGGAGCACAGCTCTCACTCACTGTGCACCTTGAATATCAAGTGTCATATCCATGACCCTCATGGGCAAGTGGTCTCAGGAATGTCGTGGGCAAACTTGGCCAAGAGAGCCCCGAAACTGAGTGTGAACTTCTTCTTTGAAAGAGTAATGAAGCATGATCACCTAGCTAGGATCCTACTCGTGGAGATCCCAGTTAGGAGCATCAGCCTACGGAGCTGCTATTTTAGTGACCCAGACTGGACAATGAGACCTATCCTCACCAACCTTCTCCCAGCTTATTGGCATGGTCTGCAG aaattaacACTTGAATTGAACAATGACCGTGAGTTGCTGGACAATGAGCTACTACATCTTATCTTATCATGCAAGAGGTTGTTATTTCTGAAAGTCTGGGCATTTCTAAGTGTCAGCTTTATGGAGAGGCTGCTACAAAACCGTGcagaaaggaaatgcattttgaCTACCATAAAG GTCAGAATTTATACAGCCCAAGAGGACAGCACTGAGGAGGAGAGGCTGTTGGCAGATATTTACAGGAAATTCAAGTACCTGATTGACTCAGaacttaattattttgtcaTCACCTACCCAATGGTGTAA
- the FBXO39 gene encoding F-box only protein 39 isoform X2 — protein sequence MDDGGPEQRSWAYLPDVCLRHVFHWLDDRDRSRAALVCKKWSCAMHSGSLWRCRTITFYGQPSRARTLEFQSALWYTKKFGKYLKHLEIKLSNPYNTPFIKKFQVIMRGLLSHLGKCNSHLVSLSIKYLELDCLIWKNVVRAQFIKNLAAFLKRMSNQLDYLNLKGARITLEEGCELLNSLSSLTNRSFISEINIEDFFSLHLSVYRSALFHQTMSKFHRLTTLTFNYNCMSDELLDILREHSSHSLCTLNIKCHIHDPHGQVVSGMSWANLAKRAPKLSVNFFFERVMKHDHLARILLVEIPVRSISLRSCYFSDPDWTMRPILTNLLPAYWHGLQKLTLELNNDRELLDNELLHLILSCKRLLFLKVWAFLSVSFMERLLQNRAERKCILTTIKVRPSKAIIP from the exons ATGGATGATGGTGGACCTGAGCAAAGGTCCTGGGCCTATCTACCTGATGTCTGTCTGAGGCATGTCTTCCACTGGTTAGATGACAGAGACAGATCTCGGGCTGCCTTGGTCTGTAAAAAATGGAGTTGTGCCATGCACTCTGGATCTCTCTGGAGATGCAGAACCATCACGTTCTATGGCCAACCATCAAGGGCACGCACACTGGAGTTTCAAAGTGCACTGTGGTATACCAAGAAATTTGGCAAGTATTTGAAGCACCTTGAGATCAAGTTATCAAATCCTTACAATACCCCCTTTATCAAAAAATTTCAAGTGATTATGAGAGGTCTTCTTTCACACCTGGGTAAGTGTAATAGTCACCTAGTATCCCTGAGCATCAAGTACCTAGAGTTAGACTGCTTGATCTGGAAAAATGTAGTTAGGGCTCAGTTTATTAAGAACTTAGCTGCCTTCCTGAAAAGAATGAGCAATCAACTTGATTATCTTAACTTAAAAGGAGCAAGAATAACTTTGGAAGAAGGCTGTGAGCTTCTGAATTCTCTGAGCAGCTTGACTAATAGAAGCTTTATATCTGAAATCAATATTGAGGATTTCTTCAGTCTCCACCTTTCTGTCTACCGCAGTGCTTTGTTCCACCAAACTATGTCTAAGTTCCACAGGCTAACCACCCTGACTTTCAATTATAACTGCATGTCTGATGAACTGCTGGACATCCTGCGGGAGCACAGCTCTCACTCACTGTGCACCTTGAATATCAAGTGTCATATCCATGACCCTCATGGGCAAGTGGTCTCAGGAATGTCGTGGGCAAACTTGGCCAAGAGAGCCCCGAAACTGAGTGTGAACTTCTTCTTTGAAAGAGTAATGAAGCATGATCACCTAGCTAGGATCCTACTCGTGGAGATCCCAGTTAGGAGCATCAGCCTACGGAGCTGCTATTTTAGTGACCCAGACTGGACAATGAGACCTATCCTCACCAACCTTCTCCCAGCTTATTGGCATGGTCTGCAG aaattaacACTTGAATTGAACAATGACCGTGAGTTGCTGGACAATGAGCTACTACATCTTATCTTATCATGCAAGAGGTTGTTATTTCTGAAAGTCTGGGCATTTCTAAGTGTCAGCTTTATGGAGAGGCTGCTACAAAACCGTGcagaaaggaaatgcattttgaCTACCATAAAG GTACGTCCAAGTAAAGCAATAATTCCCTGA